The genomic stretch ACTTATCCAGGTTTTTAAACCCATCGCTTCCCATCAATAACGAAAAATCATATGTAGGGAACTTTTCCTTCAGGTAAGCAAGCGTATCAACCGTGTAAGATGGCCTGGGCAAAGAAAACTCAACATTACTGGCACGCAAACCATTCTCTCCGTCTATAGCAGATTTTATTAAATGCAAACGGTGGTATTCATTAAGCAAGGAGGAAGATTGTTTAAAAGGATTTTGTGGAGAAACAACAAACCATACCTGGTTCAAATCGGTCTCATTTACTGCGTGGCTGGCAATTATTAAATGTCCAATATGTACTGGGTTGAAAGATCCAAAATAAAGCCCAATCTTCATTAGTGTTTGATAATCAATTATTTATAATAAATCAACTTAGAGAAGCGATGGTTTTTTCTTCAACCCATATCATTTTGGCCTCATCTAATCTAAGGCTTAGTCTATAACCCGCCACAGATATTGATATCGGATCTCCTAAGGGGGCTATCTGTTCAACAACCAGCGTTTCGCCGGGCACACAACCCATTTCCATGAGTTTTAAGAATATTTCATCGTTCTCAAACGCAC from Chitinophagaceae bacterium encodes the following:
- a CDS encoding nicotinate-nucleotide adenylyltransferase; translated protein: MKIGLYFGSFNPVHIGHLIIASHAVNETDLNQVWFVVSPQNPFKQSSSLLNEYHRLHLIKSAIDGENGLRASNVEFSLPRPSYTVDTLAYLKEKFPTYDFSLLMGSDGFKNLDKWKNFDNIIKNHPIYIYKRPGFEITETHGAKINILETAPLLEISSTKIRELIKKRKSIRFLVPDVVKNEIELAGYYRK
- a CDS encoding ferrous iron transport protein A, yielding MKKKLSEVAIGKSVIISAFENDEIFLKLMEMGCVPGETLVVEQIAPLGDPISISVAGYRLSLRLDEAKMIWVEEKTIASLS